In Saccharomyces cerevisiae S288C chromosome V, complete sequence, one DNA window encodes the following:
- the VAB2 gene encoding Vab2p (Subunit of the BLOC-1 complex involved in endosomal maturation; interacts with Vps21p-GFP; has potential role in vacuolar function, as suggested by its ability to bind Vac8p; likely member of; Vab2p-GFP-fusion localizes to cytoplasm in punctate pattern) — protein MVADLTKGILKWKSRIEFDAVGSSSYYEELKGLPPLASHKKLTQAAIFNSTKYELLQVKKDILSIYEVVSRDIDEERNQMQQIELQLKKSLKKVEHSYKNVLKQRASTNCINGNDRLLANAEKKIGSLNEELACVNDIVSDIVNNLTALNANLPKKAQLLKDDSINVAHYPLLFDFLHKSCPKSIIATSEASIHENASPSPLLEHDELPAESINSFYGENELQSDSLAPLQTHDDNISSCKKILPPKFNTTSGPSIETNFENISADGLTYTKCSLKNSISLT, from the coding sequence ATGGTAGCAGACTTAACTAAAGGTATACTGAAATGGAAATCAAGAATAGAATTTGATGCCGTTGGAAGCAGTTCCTATTACGAAGAGTTAAAGGGCTTACCTCCCCTTGCATCccataaaaaattaacaCAGGCTGCTATCTTCAATAGCACGAAGTATGAGTTATTacaagtaaaaaaagacatTCTGTCCATCTATGAAGTTGTAAGTAGGGACATTGACGAGGAACGCAATCAGATGCAGCAAATTGAACTTCAACTTAAAAAGTCGTTAAAAAAGGTAGAACATAGTTACAAAAACGTCTTAAAGCAAAGGGCTTCTACTAATTGTATCAATGGAAATGATCGTCTATTGGCCAAtgcggaaaaaaaaattggctCGTTAAATGAAGAACTCGCATGTGTCAATGATATTGTTTCAGATATTGTTAACAATTTGACCGCATTGAATGCAAACCTCCCGAAGAAGGCACaattattgaaagatgACTCAATAAATGTGGCACATTATCCActtctttttgatttccTGCATAAATCTTGCCCGAAGAGTATTATCGCTACTAGTGAAGCTAGCATTCACGAAAATGCCTCGCCCTCTCCTCTTTTAGAACACGATGAATTACCAGCAGAGAGCATAAATAGTTTTTACGGGGAGAACGAGCTACAGAGTGATTCTTTAGCTCCACTTCAAACTCATGACGATAACATATCTagttgcaaaaaaatactacCCCCAAAATTCAACACAACAAGTGGCCCTTCAATTGAAactaattttgaaaatattagCGCAGATGGCCTCACATACACCAAATGTTCTTTAAAAAACTCAATATCTTTGACTTAA
- the YEA4 gene encoding Yea4p (Uridine diphosphate-N-acetylglucosamine (UDP-GlcNAc) transporter; required for cell wall chitin synthesis; localized to the ER), translated as MWNSLKAFALVFGGCCSNVITFETLMSNETGSINNLITFCQFLFVTCQGLPEFLDVHQPFPYFKPLKTPLHVYVITVVLFYISSTTNNNVFKYNISIPIHIVFRCFGTVITMFTCWLLNGRKYTKIQILSTLFLTIGAIIASLFKDADFRYQDLKLQAWKIGSDQSVDLTFIFGICILVLSSFTSSLLSAYNERTYQKYGKHWKENIFYSHFLSLPLFLFSRKQLIHEYRVMRKSERILCSNFGGKILVPREETLLLFNVLTQYFCVKGVNILASKTNALTLSITLLVRKFISLLLSVRLFDNNLSYTGYIGVYLVFFGAFIYSLGSIHPRQNDKGAIKKSK; from the coding sequence ATGTGGAACTCACTAAAAGCATTCGCTCTAGTGTTCGGAGGTTGTTGCTCCAATGTTATTACATTTGAAACCTTAATGAGCAACGAAACAGGCAGCATTAATAATCTCATTACTTTTTGtcaatttttatttgttaCATGTCAGGGACTCCCCGAATTTCTGGATGTTCATCAACCTTTCCCTTACTTCAAGCCTCTGAAAACTCCACTTCACGTTTATGTCATTACTGtcgttttattttatatttcatCTACGACGAATAATAACGTATTTAAATACAACATATCCATTCCGATTCATATCGTTTTCAGATGCTTCGGAACCGTAATAACCATGTTTACATGCTGGTTATTAAATGGTAGGAAATATACAAAGATTCAGATTTTATCAACACTATTTTTAACCATTGGAGCTATAATTGCCTCATTATTCAAAGATGCTGATTTTCGGTACCAAGATTTGAAACTGCAAGCGTGGAAAATTGGAAGTGACCAATCTGTAGATCtcacttttatttttggcaTTTGTATACTAGTACTTTCATCATTCACATCATCTTTACTTTCAGCATACAATGAACGTACGTATCAAAAATATGGAAAGCATTGGAAGGAGAATATCTTTTACAGtcattttttatcattacCTCTCTTTCTATTTAGTCGAAAGCAGTTAATTCACGAATATCGAGTGATGAGAAAGTCTGAAAGAATATTGTGTTCAAATTTTGGAGGGAAGATTCTAGTCCCGCGAGAAGAAACtctccttcttttcaatgtGTTAACACAATATTTTTGCGTCAAGGGTGTTAATATCCTCGCCAGTAAAACAAACGCTCTGACACTTTCCATAACATTACTTGTAAGAAAATTTATAAGTCTTTTACTGAGCGTCCGACTTTTCGATAATAACTTGTCATATACTGGCTACATCGGGGTCTACCTAGTCTTTTTTGGTGCCTTTATATACTCGCTGGGATCAATTCACCCCAGGCAAAATGACAAGGGGGcgataaagaaaagtaaaTGA
- the GIM4 gene encoding tubulin-binding prefolding complex subunit GIM4 (Subunit of the heterohexameric cochaperone prefoldin complex; complex binds specifically to cytosolic chaperonin and transfers target proteins to it) translates to MEQRNNVFQAKYNEYKQILEELQTKIIELGHDKDEHTIVIKTLKDAEPTRKCYRMIGGALVESDVQTSLPILETKKENIEGTISKMKETLIQTAKEFEKWKKDNKIQVVKN, encoded by the exons ATGGAACAAAGGAACAACG TCTTTCAAGCAAAATATAATGAATACAAAcaaattttggaagaattgcAAACAAAAATCATAGAATTAGGTCATGACAAAGATGAACACACTATAGTCATAAAAACACTGAAAGACGCTGAGCCGACGAGAAAATGTTACAGGATGATAGGTGGCGCACTTGTTGAAAGTGATGTTCAAACGAGTTTGCCTATTCTTGAAACTAAGAAGGAAAACATAGAAGGTACAATAAgtaaaatgaaagaaacCTTAATACAAACTGCAAAAgagtttgaaaaatggaaaaaagacAATAAGATTCAAGTCGTTAAAAACTAA
- the WBP1 gene encoding dolichyl-diphosphooligosaccharide-protein glycotransferase (Non-catalytic beta subunit of the oligosaccharyltransferase (OST) complex; the OST complex catalyzes N-linked glycosylation of newly synthesized proteins in the ER; forms a pocket with Ost2p involved in binding terminal glucose units of the donor glycan; human homolog DDOST can complement yeast growth defect during down-regulation of the yeast gene), whose protein sequence is MRTDWNFFFCILLQAIFVVGTQTSRTLVLYDQSTEPLEEYSVYLKDLEQRNYKLEYLDINSTSTTVDLYDKEQRLFDNIIVFPTKGGKNLARQIPVKQLIKFFENEGNILCMSSPGAVPNTIRLFLNELGIYPSPKGHVIRDYFSPSSEELVVSSNHLLNKYVYNARKSEDFVFGESSAALLENREQIVPILNAPRTSFTESKGKCNSWTSGSQGFLVVGFQNLNNARLVWIGSSDFLKNKNQDSNQEFAKELLKWTFNEKSVIKSVHAVHSHADGTSYDEEPYKIKDKVIYSVGFSEWNGEEWLPHIADDIQFELRQVDPYYRLTLSPSGNDSETQYYTTGEFILPDRHGVFTFLTDYRKIGLSFTTDKDVKAIRHLANDEYPRSWEISNSWVYISAICGVIVAWIFFVVSFVTTSSVGKKLETFKKTN, encoded by the coding sequence CGCTTGTTCTTTACGACCAATCTACGGAACCTTTAGAGGAGTACTCAGTCTATTTAAAAGATCTAGAACAAAGGAATTACAAACTTGAATATTTAGATATTAACAGTACTTCCACTACTGTGGATTTGTATGACAAAGAGCAAAGATTGTTTGATAACATCATCGTTTTTCCTACCAAAGGAGGCAAGAATTTAGCGAGACAAATCCCAGTTAAGCAGTtgattaaattttttgaaaatgaaggtaACATTTTATGCATGAGTTCTCCAGGTGCTGTTCCGAATACCATTcgtttatttttgaatgaattaGGTATCTATCCAAGTCCAAAAGGACACGTTATTCGTGACTATTTTTCGCCCTCCTCAGAAGAGCTAGTGGTTTCTTCTAACCATCTTCTGAACAAATATGTGTACAACGCCAGAAAAAGCGAggattttgtttttggGGAAAGTTCAGCTGCTTTATTAGAAAATCGTGAACAAATCGTCCCAATTTTAAACGCTCCAAGAACATCCTTTACTGAGTCCAAAGGCAAATGCAACTCTTGGACCAGCGGATCTCAAGGCTTTCTTGTAGTTGGTTTCCAGAACTTAAACAATGCTCGTTTAGTATGGATCGGCAGTAGTGATTTCttaaagaacaaaaatcaGGACTCTAATCAGGAGTTTGCAAAAGAATTACTAAAATGGacatttaatgaaaaatctgtAATCAAAAGTGTGCATGCGGTTCATTCACATGCGGATGGTACTAGTTATGACGAAGAGCCCTACAAAATCAAGGACAAAGTTATTTATTCTGTAGGCTTTTCGGAATGGAATGGAGAAGAATGGCTACCACATATCGCTGATGATATCCAATTTGAACTAAGACAAGTGGATCCGTACTACCGTCTAACATTGTCGCCAAGCGGAAACGATTCTGAAACTCAGTATTACACCACCGGTGAATTCATCCTTCCAGACCGCCATGGAGTGTTTACATTCCTCACTGACTATCGTAAGATTGGCCTGTCGTTCACTACTGACAAAGACGTTAAAGCTATCCGTCACCTTGCTAATGATGAATACCCAAGAAGTTGGGAAATCAGCAATTCTTGGGTTTATATTAGCGCCATTTGTGGCGTCATTGTTGCGTGgatattttttgttgtttcttTCGTTACGACTTCCTCTGTTGGCAAGAAACTTGaaacattcaaaaaaacaaactaA